The DNA region CCTCACATTAATTCTAACTacataaatgtttttctttcaagTATTTTCTTCAATGCAATACTGACATCCTTATTCCTCAGGCTATAGATCAAGGGGTTCAGCATGGGTACAACAATGGTATAAAACACAGAAGACACTTTCCCTTGGTCCATGGAGCTGACTGATGAGGGCTGAAGGTACATGAATGCTAAAGAGCCAAAGAAGACAGCAACAGCCAAGATGTGGGAACTGCAAGTGCTGAAGGCTTTGGATCTGCCCTCAGTGGAGCGAATGCGGAGGATGCTGGCTATGATGAAGATATAGGAAGTAATAATGGTTAAAATTGGTACAAAGATGTTCAGTGTCCCAAAAAATAGAATAAGCATTTCATTGATATAAGTACTAGAACATGCAAGCTTCAAGAGGGGAAGAAGATCGCAGAAATAGTGGTTGATCACATCTAATTTGCAGAATCGAATTCTAACCATTAAACCTGTGTGAGCTGATGCACAGATCACACCAATAATGTACACTCCTGAAATTAGGGAGATGTAAATTTGATAGGACATGGTTACATTGTAAAGCAAGGGGTTACAGATGGCAA from Rattus norvegicus strain BN/NHsdMcwi chromosome 8, GRCr8, whole genome shotgun sequence includes:
- the Or8g20 gene encoding olfactory receptor Olr1302; translated protein: MEDMAAGNHCTVTEFFLAGLSEKPGLQLPLFLLFIGIYLITVAGNLGMILLIGLSSHLHTPMYYFLSSLSFIDFCQSTVVTPKMLVNFVTEKNIISYPGCMTQLYFFLIFAIAECYILAAMAYDRYVAICNPLLYNVTMSYQIYISLISGVYIIGVICASAHTGLMVRIRFCKLDVINHYFCDLLPLLKLACSSTYINEMLILFFGTLNIFVPILTIITSYIFIIASILRIRSTEGRSKAFSTCSSHILAVAVFFGSLAFMYLQPSSVSSMDQGKVSSVFYTIVVPMLNPLIYSLRNKDVSIALKKILERKTFM